DNA sequence from the Methanolobus psychrophilus R15 genome:
AGTTAAATCTTGCTTATCAATTGTTGAAGTTTTGGCTCTGTAGAAATCCTCTTAAAATCACTATCATTCAGATTAATTCAGTATATATAAGCAATATCAAAGAGCACATCTGAAAATATTCAGAGCATAATAAATTGTTTGATTATCGAGATTTTCTACAGAACTAAAAGATCAAACATTCCTGATCAACTCATTATATTCTTCAATCGAAATATTGATCTCATTAAGAATAACTCTTATCAGAGGTCTGGCAAGCTCTTTACTAGAATGGAAGGGAACAGTAGTTGTCCTGCCGTCTACATGCCTGTAAAAAGCATGACTGCCCTTTTGCCTTGTTTTTTCAAACCCAAGCCGATACAATATCTTTTCCATAGTTTTGGCATCTACCAGTGGTAGCCTGCTCATACGGTGACCTCTATCTGCTGAAGACCAACAAACTCAGGTATTGATCCTTTTTCCTCAGGGTCCATTTCTTCAAGGCAGAGTTCGATCACTTC
Encoded proteins:
- a CDS encoding YcfA family protein — its product is MEKILYRLGFEKTRQKGSHAFYRHVDGRTTTVPFHSSKELARPLIRVILNEINISIEEYNELIRNV